The following proteins are encoded in a genomic region of Dialister hominis:
- the pstC gene encoding phosphate ABC transporter permease subunit PstC: protein MDQNMRQQHMFRREYFGKSLAVLCGMFLIVLTIAIGAFLLAKGMLTFTQFHHSIGEFLFSSAWKPSDTEMGGGQVGAAIYIWGSILTCTLALVISVPFSLATAVFMTQIAPKLGERIIRPAVEIFVGIPSVVYGWVGLVVLVPLLQRIFDLPHGQSVLAAGIVLSVMIYPTITSVSADAIRSVNNKYVEGAYGLGSTRWQMIYKVLLPAALPGILTAIVLGLARAFGEALAVSMVIGKMRAFPDSLLAPTNSLTAAIASDMGGAMDGGEFNAALWSMALLLFIISLLFILVIHLIAARKERIA from the coding sequence ATGGATCAAAATATGCGGCAGCAGCACATGTTCCGCAGAGAATATTTCGGAAAGAGCCTCGCGGTCCTCTGCGGTATGTTCCTCATCGTGCTGACGATTGCTATCGGTGCCTTCCTTCTGGCGAAAGGGATGCTTACCTTTACCCAGTTCCATCATTCTATCGGAGAATTCCTCTTCTCATCCGCATGGAAACCATCAGATACAGAAATGGGCGGCGGCCAGGTCGGCGCAGCTATCTACATCTGGGGTTCCATCCTGACCTGTACACTGGCACTTGTCATTTCCGTACCATTCAGTCTGGCAACTGCCGTATTCATGACACAGATCGCACCGAAGCTCGGAGAAAGAATCATCCGTCCGGCTGTTGAAATCTTCGTCGGTATTCCATCTGTCGTTTATGGCTGGGTCGGCCTTGTCGTACTCGTTCCTCTCCTCCAGAGAATATTCGACCTGCCGCACGGCCAGTCCGTACTGGCAGCCGGCATCGTGCTCTCCGTCATGATTTACCCGACAATTACCTCGGTTTCCGCCGATGCGATCCGAAGCGTCAATAACAAATATGTAGAAGGCGCTTACGGACTTGGTTCGACACGCTGGCAGATGATTTACAAAGTCCTTCTCCCGGCTGCCCTCCCAGGCATCCTGACCGCTATCGTCCTCGGCCTTGCAAGAGCCTTCGGCGAAGCACTTGCGGTTTCCATGGTTATCGGCAAGATGAGAGCATTCCCGGACAGCCTCCTGGCTCCGACAAACTCCCTTACAGCAGCCATTGCTTCTGATATGGGCGGCGCAATGGACGGCGGGGAATTCAATGCAGCTCTCTGGTCCATGGCACTCCTGCTCTTTATCATTTCCCTTTTATTCATCCTTGTGATCCACCTGATCGCAGCTAGAAAGGAGAGAATCGCATGA
- the pstA gene encoding phosphate ABC transporter permease PstA, with translation MTTSAAEIRDPASELRKASGSLKRAHLADQLATGVFYVVSGAFVLLLIFFTLYVVWGGIQAFRPEIFSFEATGIGNQFFNTVYLVVLSLLISCPIGIMAGVYMAEYAPPGRASSAFRIAIETLSSLPSIVVGLFGYLVFIIMAGSQWNLFSGALAASILSLPLITATTYDAFVALPKGYKEGSLALGATHFETIWKVMLPATVGPIVTGIILAAGRGFGEAAALLYTAGMSTDISWQVWDITSPVCPLNPFRPGETLSLQVWAARTEGVGASASDTAAAASAVLMVMVLVFSIGARLVSRYVSKKTEGENS, from the coding sequence ATGACAACCTCAGCCGCAGAAATTAGAGATCCGGCTTCCGAACTGCGCAAGGCAAGCGGTTCGCTCAAAAGAGCGCATCTGGCAGATCAGCTGGCAACAGGCGTATTCTATGTCGTATCCGGCGCATTCGTTTTACTTCTGATTTTCTTTACACTCTATGTAGTCTGGGGCGGCATTCAGGCTTTCAGACCTGAAATCTTCTCCTTTGAGGCAACGGGCATCGGTAATCAGTTCTTCAACACCGTATACCTCGTCGTTCTTTCCCTTCTGATTTCCTGCCCGATCGGAATCATGGCAGGCGTTTACATGGCAGAATATGCTCCGCCAGGACGCGCAAGCAGCGCTTTCCGCATCGCAATCGAAACGCTTTCTTCCCTTCCTTCGATCGTCGTCGGCCTGTTTGGTTATCTGGTATTCATCATCATGGCAGGATCCCAGTGGAATCTGTTCTCCGGCGCGCTCGCCGCATCGATTCTTTCCCTGCCGCTCATTACTGCAACGACATACGATGCTTTCGTAGCACTCCCGAAAGGTTATAAAGAAGGCAGCCTGGCACTCGGAGCTACACACTTCGAAACAATCTGGAAAGTCATGCTTCCGGCGACTGTCGGACCGATTGTAACAGGTATCATCCTGGCAGCCGGCAGAGGCTTCGGCGAAGCAGCAGCTCTTCTTTACACAGCCGGCATGAGTACCGACATCAGCTGGCAGGTATGGGATATCACCTCTCCTGTATGCCCGCTCAACCCGTTCCGCCCCGGTGAAACACTTTCACTTCAGGTATGGGCAGCCCGCACAGAAGGCGTGGGAGCTTCCGCATCCGATACCGCAGCTGCAGCATCAGCAGTATTAATGGTCATGGTTCTTGTATTCAGCATCGGCGCCCGTCTGGTAAGCCGCTATGTGTCTAAAAAGACAGAAGGAGAAAATTCATAA
- the pstB gene encoding phosphate ABC transporter ATP-binding protein PstB, which yields MTTNEYLALRANQAAAEISVYNNISFSCSHVDLYYGAFQALKDVNLRIEKNQITALIGPSGCGKSTFLRTLNRMNDLVPGCRVEGDILLSGVNAYTEIDPIVLRRHVGMVFQQPNPFPKSIYDNVAYGPRLKGITKKSDLDEVVEKSLRQAAIWDELKDRLHKSALGLSGGQQQRLCIARALAVEPDVLLMDEATSALDPISTAHIEELAVKLKEEYTVIMVTHNMQQAQRIADKTAFFYLGEMVEYGNTEKIFEHPEMERTQRYISGNFG from the coding sequence ATGACAACTAATGAATACTTAGCGCTGCGCGCCAATCAGGCAGCAGCAGAGATCTCAGTTTACAACAATATCAGTTTTTCCTGCAGTCATGTAGATCTCTACTACGGCGCTTTCCAGGCACTGAAGGACGTCAACCTGCGCATTGAAAAGAATCAGATTACCGCTCTCATCGGACCATCCGGCTGCGGCAAATCCACATTCCTGCGCACGCTGAACCGCATGAACGACCTCGTTCCGGGCTGCCGCGTAGAAGGGGATATCCTTCTCTCCGGCGTCAATGCATACACCGAAATCGATCCGATCGTTCTCCGCCGTCATGTAGGCATGGTATTCCAGCAGCCGAACCCGTTCCCGAAGAGCATTTATGACAACGTTGCTTACGGTCCAAGACTCAAAGGCATCACCAAGAAATCCGATCTTGATGAAGTCGTTGAAAAGAGCCTTCGCCAGGCAGCAATCTGGGACGAACTGAAAGACCGTCTCCATAAATCCGCACTCGGACTTTCCGGCGGCCAGCAGCAGCGTCTCTGCATCGCAAGAGCTCTTGCCGTTGAACCTGATGTCCTCCTGATGGACGAAGCAACATCCGCACTTGACCCGATTTCCACAGCTCACATTGAAGAACTGGCTGTCAAGCTGAAGGAAGAATACACGGTCATCATGGTTACACATAACATGCAGCAGGCACAGCGTATCGCCGACAAGACAGCTTTCTTCTACTTAGGGGAAATGGTTGAATACGGCAATACCGAGAAAATTTTTGAACATCCGGAAATGGAAAGAACACAGCGCTATATTTCCGGCAATTTCGGCTGA
- a CDS encoding response regulator transcription factor, translated as MPLIYCVEDDESIRELVSYAMRGQGYKVEGFGDSGEFYEAVQKDVPDLILLDIMLPGEDGLSILKKIRSAGPLQNVPVIMMTAKTTEFDIVQGLDLGADDYVTKPFGIMELLSRIRSVLRRTKKAPEAGRKLLTYSKISVDQEQHIVTVDGKEVQLTLKEFDLLCYLILNKGIVLSRDQIMQAVWDSPFEMESRTIDMHIMSLRQKLGSEGSAIRTVRGVGYRLGDRKS; from the coding sequence ATGCCGTTAATTTACTGCGTAGAAGATGATGAAAGTATCAGGGAACTTGTCAGTTATGCCATGAGAGGGCAGGGATATAAAGTAGAGGGATTCGGCGATTCGGGCGAATTTTATGAAGCCGTCCAGAAGGACGTGCCCGATCTCATTCTGCTTGACATCATGCTCCCCGGAGAGGACGGACTTTCCATTCTGAAGAAAATCCGCAGCGCAGGCCCGCTGCAGAATGTTCCCGTCATCATGATGACAGCAAAAACTACTGAATTTGATATCGTGCAGGGACTCGATCTCGGCGCCGATGATTATGTAACAAAACCTTTTGGTATTATGGAACTCCTTTCCAGAATACGCTCTGTACTTAGAAGAACGAAAAAAGCGCCGGAAGCAGGGAGAAAACTTCTTACATACAGCAAGATTTCCGTCGATCAGGAGCAGCATATCGTAACTGTTGATGGAAAAGAAGTACAGCTCACATTAAAAGAATTTGACTTATTGTGCTATTTGATATTAAATAAAGGCATCGTTTTATCCCGCGACCAGATCATGCAGGCCGTTTGGGATTCACCCTTCGAGATGGAAAGCAGAACCATTGATATGCATATCATGAGTCTGCGCCAGAAACTCGGGAGCGAAGGCTCTGCCATCCGCACAGTAAGAGGTGTTGGCTACCGTCTGGGGGATCGAAAATCATAA